Proteins co-encoded in one Candidatus Bathyarchaeia archaeon genomic window:
- a CDS encoding PUA domain-containing protein has product MPLQPVKPQLHELRRIRAVAAYQFGRGAEKAFPPSILIVRSPNTHRIRHVYNDGKLLATYRPKDGLLALTVNGGLALKRVFKTPKLRVTVTPGVESFIRKGGNVFAKHVTGVDPELRPQEEVLVVDKKDRLLAVGRSFFNAIEMQSFKIGLAVKVRHGVADSE; this is encoded by the coding sequence ATGCCGCTTCAGCCTGTCAAACCCCAGCTCCACGAACTAAGAAGGATCAGGGCTGTCGCAGCATACCAGTTTGGGCGAGGAGCCGAGAAAGCCTTTCCCCCGTCAATACTAATCGTACGATCCCCGAATACACATAGAATACGCCACGTGTACAATGATGGGAAATTACTGGCCACGTATCGCCCCAAAGACGGGCTTCTAGCGCTCACGGTGAATGGAGGACTCGCGTTGAAGCGTGTGTTCAAGACGCCGAAACTCCGAGTCACGGTCACACCAGGAGTCGAGTCATTCATCAGAAAGGGTGGAAACGTGTTCGCCAAACACGTGACAGGCGTGGATCCCGAGCTGCGGCCTCAAGAGGAGGTTCTGGTGGTGGACAAGAAGGACCGCTTGCTTGCTGTCGGAAGATCCTTCTTCAACGCGATAGAGATGCAGAGCTTCAAAATCGGGTTAGCAGTGAAGGTTCGCCATGGCGTTGCGGATTCTGAATAG
- a CDS encoding DUF996 domain-containing protein, whose product MASLSRAKTLGGVGSILVLLGAIPNVGFVLAIIGFILILVAVKNVSESVNEPGIFSNMIIAVLLAIVGLVVFGVIVIAAFLSFFNFGRVGTFTPGTVPPGFLGAIGLLIVGLVVVWVFYLVSAIFIRKSYDRIGLRLNVNMFQTTGLLYLIGAALTIVLVGILIILIAEILQIVAFFSIPDQLPPSMPPQQSWGPPTPPAPMPPSQPPTQ is encoded by the coding sequence ATGGCTTCTCTGAGCCGAGCAAAGACGCTGGGTGGAGTAGGCTCCATACTCGTTCTTCTAGGCGCTATTCCCAATGTAGGATTCGTCCTCGCAATTATAGGCTTCATCCTAATTCTCGTAGCTGTCAAGAATGTCTCCGAGTCCGTCAACGAGCCTGGTATCTTCAGCAACATGATAATCGCTGTTCTCCTGGCAATAGTCGGACTCGTAGTGTTCGGCGTCATAGTGATCGCGGCGTTTTTGTCGTTCTTCAACTTCGGTCGGGTTGGAACCTTCACTCCGGGAACCGTACCGCCCGGTTTCCTGGGAGCCATAGGACTCCTCATCGTCGGACTAGTGGTCGTCTGGGTCTTCTATCTGGTCTCGGCAATATTCATCCGTAAAAGCTACGACAGGATAGGTTTGAGATTGAACGTGAACATGTTTCAGACAACAGGCCTCTTATACCTGATAGGTGCCGCCCTCACCATCGTCCTAGTCGGAATCCTGATCATCCTCATCGCAGAGATACTCCAGATCGTAGCCTTCTTCTCAATACCTGACCAGCTCCCACCATCAATGCCACCCCAGCAATCTTGGGGACCACCAACACCGCCAGCACCAATGCCTCCATCTCAACCCCCGACACAATAG
- a CDS encoding 8-oxo-dGTP diphosphatase, producing the protein MTIHATLCFILHDNRVLLLKKNPGLFGAGKWNAPGGKLHPNEDAEQCAVREVHEETGLVVQGPRRVGTLAFFKHDGRENPDWIAHVFLTTEFHGTIKEGKEGVLQWFPTDHPPFDQMWEDDRYWYKHAVEGRPFKGEFYFRGDFEKLVDHTIQLL; encoded by the coding sequence ATGACTATCCACGCAACCCTATGCTTCATTCTTCATGATAACAGGGTCCTGTTGCTGAAAAAGAACCCCGGACTCTTCGGAGCCGGAAAATGGAACGCACCAGGTGGAAAACTACACCCCAACGAGGATGCCGAACAATGCGCTGTGAGAGAAGTCCACGAAGAAACTGGTCTGGTCGTCCAAGGACCAAGACGCGTTGGAACCCTTGCCTTTTTCAAACATGACGGACGTGAAAACCCTGACTGGATAGCACACGTTTTTCTCACGACCGAATTTCACGGCACAATAAAGGAAGGCAAGGAAGGCGTCCTCCAGTGGTTTCCAACCGACCACCCTCCATTTGACCAGATGTGGGAGGATGACAGATACTGGTACAAGCACGCAGTAGAAGGCAGACCTTTCAAGGGAGAATTCTACTTCAGAGGAGACTTCGAGAAACTGGTTGATCATACGATTCAGCTTCTCTAG
- a CDS encoding helix-turn-helix domain-containing protein yields the protein MVRTKEGEPCCICPCPCEGIIEIIGKKWALCVLALLGNDGTLRFNKLAERLPGISAKTLTEVLKDLQRTGLVKRQAFAEIPPRVEYHLTKEGNELTMLVAPLMIWADNRTGLIKLES from the coding sequence ATGGTAAGGACGAAGGAAGGAGAACCATGCTGCATCTGCCCATGTCCATGTGAAGGAATAATCGAGATTATCGGCAAGAAGTGGGCCCTCTGCGTCCTGGCTCTACTAGGCAACGATGGGACGCTCCGCTTCAACAAGCTAGCAGAAAGACTCCCAGGAATAAGCGCGAAGACACTAACAGAAGTTCTGAAAGACCTTCAACGAACAGGGCTAGTCAAGCGTCAAGCCTTCGCCGAAATCCCACCACGAGTGGAATACCATCTGACAAAAGAAGGAAACGAGTTGACAATGCTAGTGGCACCGTTGATGATCTGGGCTGACAACAGGACAGGGCTTATCAAGCTGGAATCCTAG
- a CDS encoding zinc ribbon domain-containing protein: MKKCPGCGSIGPDEESTCGVCGENLSTVSPMTESVEQVELEDEFKRRVAERQLTRQMRKKGVVKVLGGTAAGLAILIPGLVFFSPWSMLLIPTGLTVTVTAIFGNLGRRSWSFRQGRRLMIEEEEDKERIEREQ; this comes from the coding sequence TTGAAGAAGTGTCCTGGTTGCGGATCGATTGGCCCCGACGAAGAGTCTACTTGCGGGGTCTGCGGAGAAAACCTGTCGACCGTATCTCCAATGACTGAATCCGTGGAACAGGTTGAGTTAGAGGATGAATTCAAAAGACGTGTGGCGGAGAGGCAGCTGACTCGTCAAATGCGGAAGAAGGGCGTTGTGAAAGTTCTAGGTGGAACTGCAGCCGGACTGGCAATTCTAATTCCTGGACTGGTTTTTTTCTCCCCCTGGAGCATGTTGCTCATCCCAACTGGCCTCACTGTCACCGTGACCGCGATCTTTGGCAATCTAGGAAGAAGGTCTTGGTCTTTCCGACAAGGGAGAAGATTGATGATCGAAGAGGAAGAGGACAAAGAGCGTATCGAACGGGAACAATGA
- a CDS encoding nascent polypeptide-associated complex protein, with protein sequence MMRRGKINPREANRMMQRMGMQVQQLDDVTKVIMETPTRRIVIDNPEVATVTVQGQTVYQVGGGTMREEGIGGGSDDDVKLVASQAGVSAEEATNALRQSGGDLAQAIILLKQKRNH encoded by the coding sequence ATGATGCGTCGAGGAAAGATCAACCCCCGCGAAGCAAACCGGATGATGCAACGCATGGGCATGCAAGTCCAACAACTAGACGACGTCACAAAAGTGATCATGGAAACCCCGACCAGGAGAATCGTTATTGACAATCCCGAAGTCGCTACTGTGACCGTACAGGGACAGACAGTCTACCAAGTCGGAGGAGGAACGATGAGGGAGGAGGGAATAGGCGGAGGCTCTGACGATGACGTGAAGCTTGTCGCCTCACAAGCAGGAGTGTCCGCAGAAGAAGCGACGAACGCACTTCGACAATCAGGCGGGGACCTTGCACAGGCCATCATCCTGCTGAAACAGAAACGCAACCATTGA
- a CDS encoding multiprotein bridging factor aMBF1, protein MYCEVCGNEIVGRPARSLVEGATLIVCQQCSSLGKELPGFPERKRGTARLGPVPSHTRTPLESLPKAIEESDLVEDYPEIVKEGREKLGLSQTDLAFKAKEKLTVIQKIELGKIVPTMRLTKELEHILRVKLLAPRGELEVSTVPVKQAGPRELTLGDIALVRHREPESK, encoded by the coding sequence TTGTACTGTGAGGTTTGCGGGAACGAGATTGTCGGTAGACCCGCCCGGTCCCTTGTCGAAGGCGCGACCCTGATTGTTTGCCAGCAATGTTCGAGCTTGGGGAAGGAGCTTCCAGGCTTTCCCGAGAGAAAGCGCGGAACAGCCCGTCTCGGCCCGGTGCCATCCCACACTAGAACTCCACTCGAGAGTCTTCCGAAAGCAATTGAGGAGTCGGATCTAGTGGAGGATTATCCTGAGATCGTGAAGGAAGGTCGTGAGAAGCTGGGCTTGTCGCAGACGGATCTCGCGTTCAAGGCGAAGGAGAAGCTGACGGTTATCCAGAAGATCGAGTTGGGCAAGATCGTGCCTACGATGCGGTTGACCAAGGAATTGGAACATATTCTAAGGGTCAAACTGCTTGCTCCGCGAGGTGAGCTCGAGGTTTCCACAGTACCAGTCAAACAAGCCGGCCCTAGAGAGCTAACCCTCGGCGATATCGCGCTCGTAAGGCATCGAGAGCCCGAAAGCAAGTAA
- the ftcD gene encoding glutamate formimidoyltransferase, whose product MRLVECVPNFSEGRRKDVIESIADAIRKTPGVILLDVESNPDHNRSVISFVGEPGPVKDAALAASQKAIELIDLRNHKGEHPRMGAVDVVPFVPISGISMEECVSLARAFGKEFTEKFHVPVFLYEEAATVPERKNLADVREGEFEGLRDKIGKKPARKPDFGPEKIHPTAGATAVGAREILIAYNVNLGTSDLDVAKKIAHQLRAKDGGLSFVKALGFELKERGLVQVSMNLTNYRKSQLFKAYELVKLFADRYGTPVVGSEIVGLTPMDALVDSAEFYLRLENFSRDQVLERKLFAPKPSILTDQSLALFSEEVASKKATPGGGSVSAYMGALAAGLVCMVARITLGKKDAPPSAEKLAEVVKEGEALRQRLLQLVVEDTRAFDLVMKAFKLSKDQPEVRKKAIAEATIEASEVPLSTLETSAEVLRLASEVAEKGSTNALSDLVTAVSAARAAVEGAASNVVINLASLDDQKYVEKISRKVSELRKEAAQLEEQALRIVESRIKRPRIPA is encoded by the coding sequence TTGCGGCTAGTCGAGTGTGTTCCTAACTTCAGCGAGGGCCGAAGAAAAGATGTCATCGAATCCATCGCGGACGCCATAAGAAAGACCCCTGGCGTAATTCTTCTAGATGTCGAGTCCAACCCGGACCACAACCGGTCCGTGATAAGCTTCGTCGGCGAGCCTGGACCAGTGAAAGATGCTGCATTAGCTGCGAGCCAAAAGGCGATCGAGCTTATCGATCTGAGAAATCACAAAGGCGAGCATCCACGGATGGGTGCGGTAGATGTCGTACCCTTTGTTCCAATATCTGGCATTTCGATGGAAGAATGCGTCTCCCTGGCTCGCGCCTTCGGGAAAGAATTCACTGAGAAATTCCATGTGCCCGTCTTCTTATACGAAGAAGCGGCCACGGTCCCTGAAAGGAAGAACCTTGCTGATGTCCGGGAGGGAGAGTTTGAAGGCCTTCGAGACAAGATCGGTAAAAAGCCGGCGAGAAAACCGGACTTCGGTCCCGAGAAGATTCATCCTACCGCTGGCGCGACGGCTGTTGGAGCCCGCGAGATTCTGATAGCTTACAACGTCAACCTTGGAACGAGTGACCTAGACGTCGCGAAGAAAATAGCTCATCAATTACGAGCGAAGGACGGCGGTCTATCATTCGTAAAGGCTCTCGGGTTCGAGCTGAAAGAGCGAGGATTAGTCCAGGTGTCAATGAACCTGACGAATTATCGCAAGAGTCAATTGTTCAAGGCATACGAACTCGTCAAACTATTCGCAGACCGCTATGGCACTCCAGTTGTCGGCAGCGAAATCGTAGGACTAACGCCCATGGATGCGCTAGTTGACTCGGCGGAGTTCTATTTGCGCCTCGAGAATTTCAGTCGAGATCAAGTCTTGGAGAGGAAGCTCTTCGCCCCCAAGCCATCAATATTGACCGACCAAAGCTTGGCCTTGTTCAGCGAAGAAGTCGCATCCAAGAAGGCAACTCCGGGAGGCGGAAGCGTCTCCGCGTACATGGGCGCACTGGCAGCAGGGCTGGTCTGCATGGTTGCCCGGATCACGCTGGGAAAAAAGGACGCGCCACCTAGTGCAGAAAAGCTTGCAGAGGTAGTAAAGGAGGGCGAAGCTCTTCGCCAGAGACTTCTACAGCTCGTTGTAGAAGACACTAGGGCCTTTGACTTGGTGATGAAAGCGTTCAAGCTCTCAAAGGATCAGCCTGAAGTTCGAAAGAAGGCCATTGCAGAAGCAACTATCGAGGCATCTGAGGTCCCACTTTCAACTCTTGAAACTTCAGCGGAGGTTCTCCGATTAGCTAGCGAGGTCGCGGAGAAAGGCTCCACAAACGCGCTGTCCGATTTAGTCACTGCGGTCTCAGCGGCGCGAGCAGCTGTTGAAGGAGCGGCAAGCAATGTCGTGATCAATTTAGCGAGTCTTGATGATCAAAAGTATGTGGAAAAGATCTCAAGAAAGGTCTCCGAGCTTCGGAAGGAAGCAGCGCAGCTTGAAGAGCAGGCTCTAAGAATTGTTGAATCTAGAATCAAGCGTCCTAGGATTCCAGCTTGA